The following coding sequences are from one Dermacentor silvarum isolate Dsil-2018 chromosome 4, BIME_Dsil_1.4, whole genome shotgun sequence window:
- the LOC125945098 gene encoding testis-specific gene A8 protein-like: MREGQPEEADPARSGRAADTALSSSGGASRQASPSSWRGRAPPDELLRRRSRVGTSPTTAIATALDEGSTQPHQRQGLFPLSPDVPSTADADRTASCQMTLRQHSTKGRKRQPKAGFEQTLATFSPASLPSPASPSAPASPLSPTSLMSPIPTSSASSPSSTRPGYGAGALLHEGLGAPEQDATSGQGSRRMGRAKYWALHGADDREEKKRPTASDSRAAGSERTEASHHPPTRSKQRQREGVKNGAKTAQDMGFTTSKIRRPIGGAGTSQEVGVIIGSGQMAPAGTAASNRNTMASHDQQPEATEVKERDLGPAGPLD, translated from the exons ATGCGCGAAGGGCAACCAGAGGAAGCCGACCCTGCCCGCAGCGGCCGCGCTGCCGACACTGCTCTTTCCTCAAGCGGCGGTGCGAGCCGTCAAGCATCGCCCAGCAGCTGGCGAGGACGAGCGCCGCCAGACGAGCTGCTCAGAAGACGCTCGCGCGTCGGGACGTCCCCGACCACGGCAATAGCCACAGCGCTCGATGAAGGCTCGACGCAACCGCATCAACGGCAAGGTTTGTTTCCGCTATCGCCGGATGTGCCGTCCACGGCTGATGCGGACCGAACTGCATCGTGTCAGATGACGCTGCGCCAACATAGCACCAAAGGCCGCAAGAGACAACCAAAAGCTGGCTTCGAACAGACTTTGGCCACGTTTTCGCCCGCTTCCCTGCCGTCACCTGCTTCCCCATCAGCTCCTGCTTCCCCGCTGTCGCCCACTTCCCTGATGTCACCCATTCCTACCTCGTCGGCCAGCTCTCCATCGTCAACGCGTCCCGGTTATGGCGCGGGCGCCTTGCTGCACGAGGGACTAGGAGCCCCGGAGCAAGACGCGACAAGTGGCCAGGGATCACGCAGGATGGGACGCGCCAAGTACTGGGCACTGCACGGCGCCGACGACAGGGAGGAG AAGAAGCGACCTACGGCGTCTGACAGCAGAGCTGCGGGCTCCGAAAGAACAGAGGCCAGTCACCACCCACCAACCAGGAGCAAGCAGCGGCAGCGGGAAGGTGTCAAGAATGGTGCCAAGACGGCCCAGGACATGGGCTTCACTACGAGTAAGATCAG GCGGCCGATAGGTGGAGCGGGGACAAGCCAGGAAGTAGGGGTCATCATCGGTTCCGGCCAGATGGCGCCAGCTGGCACGGCTGCCTCCAATCGGAACACCATGGCGTCGCACGACCAGCAGCCAGAGGCCACCGAGGTGAAAGAGCGCGACCTCGGCCCCGCAGGTCCACTCGACTGA